From one Trifolium pratense cultivar HEN17-A07 linkage group LG1, ARS_RC_1.1, whole genome shotgun sequence genomic stretch:
- the LOC123889561 gene encoding zinc finger BED domain-containing protein RICESLEEPER 1-like — MTPHREWLTNFDASKRSSIKLADGRKLAAEGIGNIVIKSKKGGKVIIFEVLYVPSMNCNLLSLGQLVQRGFSVSMEDNALKLFDKMKNLVLMCSLSNNRTYRCKISSVDMMCMSTTVIDEVEALWHKRYGHLNYRSLSDLNSKELVYGLPKFKTKKSICEICVKSKHSRKPFVAEMPKRASGVLQVIHSDICGPFEVASLGGSKYFITFIDEYSRMIWLYTLKLKSEALEVFKKFKVLIEKESEKSIKILRTDGGGEYTSREFENFCINQGITHEVTAPYTPLGVQTLEPPSPLVQINEVNNVEENSKKKRKVGDASTLPTTNDTNVEAGDTGNRKPIKPRSWTWKHFKKVGSRAKCNWCGTTYAADSNKNGTSNLRNHLLRQCQKFPKESLDPTQQTLILQQSKKEDGNESGSVLTGVHFDAEACRKALARMIIVDELPFKFVEGEGFLYFMSVVQPKLTIPKRMTVARDCWDLYTSEKHKLKSVFNTTNQSICLTTDCWTSVQNLSYLCLTAHFIDHDWKMHKRILNFCPIVDHKGLTIGKKIEKCLEEWLICKVFTVTVDNASSNDVAITYLKNTISDWNSHPLKGEYMHVRCCAHILNLVVQDGLKDYHSSIRKIRNAVNYVRKSPGRLERFKTCIKEARIQEKSIVKLDVSTRWNSTYIMLESALKFQKAFKRLSEKCADFVLMQDGCPNNVDWDNARCFVNFLKIFFDITNKVSGSTFVTSSQYFNEHIMILTTFKGWIELKSSDNLLGKMAEDMKAKYEKYWGDVKNTNMLIFVAVVLDPRHKMRFVRWGLNKAYVKDVADSLYTKIEETLYKIFDSYRLFVELKAPEDAFAAEVQMDTDLNDNMQKNEVDLYLMENLEKKSPGFDILNWWKVNSTKYPILGQMARDILAIPLSTVASESAFSTGGRVLNNYRSSLSPKTVEA, encoded by the exons atgacaccACATAGAGAGTGGTTAACCAATTTTGATGCAAGCAAAAGGTCTAGTATAAAACTAGCAGATGGGAGAAAACTTGCTGCTGAAGGTATTGGTAACATAGTGATCAAAAGTAAGAAGGGAGGTAAAGTGATCATCTTTGAAGTGTTATATGTCCCTAGTATGAATTGCAATTTGCTCAGTTTAGGTCAATTAGTGCAAAGAGGGTTCTCTGTAAGTATGGAGGACAATGCACTGAAgctgtttgacaaaatgaagaACTTGGTTCTGATGTGCAGCTTATCAAACAACAGAACCTACAGGTGTAAAATCTCAAGTGTAGATATGATGTGCATGTCTACCACAGTGATTGATGAGGTTGAAGCACTTTGGCACAAAAGGTATGGACACTTGAACTATAGAAGCCTcagtgatttaaattctaaggaATTGGTGTATGGCCTGCCTAAGTTTAAGACTAAGAAGTCCATATGTGAGATATGTGTGAAGAGTAAGCACAGTAGAAAACCTTTTGTAGCTGAAATGCCCAAGAGAGCTAGTGGTGTATTGCAAGTGATTCATAGTGACATCTGTGGTCCATTTGAAGTTGCTTCATTAGGGGGAAGCAagtatttcatcacatttatTGATGAATATAGCAGAATGATCTGGTTATACACTTTGAAGCTAAAGAGTGAAGCTTTAGAAGTGTTTAAGAAGtttaaagtcttgattgaaaaagaaagtgagaaatcAATTAAGATTTTGAGAACAGATGGTGGTGGAGAGTATACCTCAAGAGAATTTGAGAACTTCTGTATTAATCAAGGCATTACACATGAAGTTACTGCTCCATACACACCACTAGGG GTTCAAACACTTGAACCCCCATCCCCATTGGTGCAAATTAATGAAGTCAACAATGTTGAAGAAAATTCTAAGAAGAAAAGGAAAGTTGGAGACGCATCAACATTGCCCACAACCAATGATACCAACGTTGAAGCTGGAGATACAGGTAACCGAAAACCTATTAAACCTAGGTCCTGGACTTGgaaacattttaaaaaagtaGGCTCAAGAGCTAAGTGTAACTGGTGTGGTACAACATATGCTGCtgattcaaataaaaatggcacTAGTAATTTGAGAAACCATTTGTTGCGCCAATGTCAGAAGTTTCCCAAAGAGTCTCTTGATCCCACTCAACAGACTCTTATCCTTCAACAATCGAAAAAAGAAGATGGGAACGAATCTGGTAGTGTTCTTACCGGTGTCCATTTTGATGCTGAGGCATGTAGGAAAGCTTTAGCTAGGATGATAATTGTTGATGAGTTGCCTTTTAAGTTTGTTGAGGGTGAGGGATTTCTTTATTTCATGAGTGTTGTGCAACCTAAACTCACAATTCCAAAAAGGATGACAGTTGCTAGAGATTGTTGGGACTTGTACACAAGTGAGAAACATAAGTTAAAGAGTGTGTTTAATACAACAAATCAATCTATTTGTCTTACAACTGATTGTTGGACTTCTGTGCAAAATTTGAGTTATCTTTGTCTTACTGCACATTTCATTGATCATGATTGGAAAATGCATAAAAGAATTCTTAATTTCTGTCCAATTGTGGATCACAAAGGATTGACCATTggcaaaaaaattgaaaagtgtTTGGAGGAATGGCTGATATGTAAAGTTTTCACTGTAACGGTTGATAATGCTAGTTCCAATGATGTTGCCATCACTTACTTGAAAAATACAATAAGTGATTGGAATTCACATCCATTGAAAGGGGAATATATGCATGTCCGTTGCTGTGCACATATTCTAAATCTTGTGGTCCAAGATGGTCTAAAAGACTATCATTCTTCAATTAGAAAGATTAGGAATGCTGTTAACTATGTTCGTAAATCTCCGGGTCGTTTGGAAAGGTTTAAAACTTGCATTAAGGAAGCTAGGATACAAGAAAAGTCAATTGTTAAGTTGGATGTTTCCACTAGGTGGAACTCCACATATATTATGCTAGAAAGTGCATTGAAGTTTCAGAAGGCATTTAAGAGATTAAGTGAGAAGTGTGCTGATTTTGTGTTGATGCAAGATGGTTGTCCAAATAATGTGGATTGGGATAATGCAAgatgttttgttaattttttgaaaatattttttgatatCACTAACAAGGTGTCAGGTTCCACTTTTGTAACCTCTTCTCAATATTTCAATGAACACATTATGATATTGACTACATTCAAGGGGTGGATAGAATTGAAGAGTTCAGACAACTTGCTTGGAAAGATGGCTGAAGATATGAAAgctaaatatgaaaaatattgggGTGATGTTAAAAATACGAATATGTTGATCTTTGTTGCTGTTGTGCTTGATCCTCGACATAAGATGAGGTTTGTTAGGTGGGGCTTGAATAAGGCATATGTGAAGGATGTTGCCGATTCTTTGTATACAAAAATAGAGGAGACATTATACAAAATATTTGATAGTTATAGGCTTTTTGTTG AACTTAAAGCACCAGAGGATGCATTTGCTGCGGAGGTTCAGATGGACACGGATCTTAATGACAACATGCAGAAAAATGAAGTGGATTTGTATCTCATGGAAAATTTGGAGAAGAAAAGTCCTGGTTTTGATATCTTGAACTGGTGGAAGGTGAATTCCACCAAGTATCCTATTCTTGGTCAAATGGCTAGAGACATATTGGCCATTCCTCTCTCTACTGTTGCTTCAGAGTCCGCTTTCTCTACCGGAGGTAGAGTACTTAATAATTATAGAAGCTCTCTTTCGCCAAAGACAGTTGAAGCT
- the LOC123902444 gene encoding probable indole-3-pyruvate monooxygenase YUCCA10, with amino-acid sequence MQEFTVVIVGAGPSGLAISACLTQNSISHIIFEKEDCCASLWRKNAYDRLNLHLASEFCYLPLMPHPPSGPTYLSKDQFLQYIDKYVEHFNIKPHYCHMVVSAEYDEVSKKWSIETKNIREDKSEKYISNYLVIASGENSEGYIPNVSGLGNFEGEVVHSKYYKSGSKYESKKVLVVGCGNSGMEIAYDLHNWGANPSIVIRSPFHVMTRELMHQGMRMVNYLPVSVVDTIVTFLAKLKYGDLSKYGIYRPKDGPLHLKNITGKSAVIDVGTIEKIKEGAIKVVPSNITRIEKKKVVFKNNIEEEFDVIVFATGYRSVVNKWLKDYKYAFNDKGFPKNPFPRHWKGDHGLYCAGLARRGLFGVKVDAESIVEDINQNLNSNN; translated from the exons ATGCAAGAATTCACAGTTGTAATTGTCGGTGCTGGTCCTTCCGGCTTAGCAATTTCAGCATGCCTAACACAAAACTCCATTTCTCATATCATATTTGAAAAAGAAGATTGTTGTGCTTCTCTTTGGAGAAAAAATGCTTATGATCGTTTAAACCTCCATTTGGCTAGTGAGTTTTGTTATTTACCTCTCATGCCTCATCCACCCTCAGGCCCAACCTACCTATCCAAAGACCAATTCCTTCAATACATAGACAAATATGTCGAACATTTCAATATAAAACCTCACTATTGTCATATGGTTGTGTCTGCTGAGTATGATGAAGTTAGTAAAAAATGGAGTATTGAAACAAAGAACATACGAGAAGACAAATCAGAAAAATATATATCGAATTATCTTGTGATCGCCTCTGGTGAAAATAGTGAAGGTTATATTCCTAATGTGTCTGGACTAGGCAACTTTGAAGGAGAGGTGGTACACTCCAAATACTATAAATCTGGTTCAAAATATGAATCAAAAAAGGTTTTGGTAGTTGGCTGTGGTAACTCGGGAATGGAGATTGCTTATGACCTCCATAATTGGGGTGCTAACCCTTCCATTGTCATTCGAAGCCCG TTTCATGTTATGACCAGAGAATTGATGCATCAAGGGATGCGTATGGTGAACTATTTGCCTGTTAGTGTTGTAGATACAATCGTTACTTTTTtggcaaaattaaaatatggtgATTTGTCCAAGTACGGGATTTATCGTCCTAAAGATGGGCCTTTACATCTCAAAAATATTACAGGAAAGTCTGCAGTTATTGATGTTGGAACCATCGAAAAGATTAAGGAGGGAGCTATCAAG GTTGTTCCTTCAAATATAACGAGAATTGAGAAGAAGAAAGTTGTCTTCAAAAACAACATCGAAGAAGAGTTTGATGTGATTGTTTTTGCTACCGGCTACAGAAGTGTAGTGAATAAATGGCTTAAG GATTACAAATATGCTTTTAATGATAAAGGATTTCCAAAAAATCCTTTTCCGAGGCATTGGAAGGGGGATCATGGACTGTATTGTGCAGGACTAGCAAGGAGAGGCTTGTTTGGAGTCAAAGTGGATGCTGAATCAATTGTAGAGGACATCAACCAAAATcttaattcaaataattaa
- the LOC123902448 gene encoding early nodulin-75-like: protein MASIQSVAFLLLGVVMFTTPVLANYYEPPTYEHPPIYEPPPTEKPPPVYKPPVYPQPIHHPPHEKPPPVYEPPYEKPPPPEYEPPHHEKPPYEEPPPEYEPPHHEKPPYENPPPEYEPPQEKPAPEYQPPHHAKPPYENPPPEYQPPHEKPPPEYSPPHEKPPPEYQPPHGKQPHVNPPPQYQPPHEKPPHEHSPPEYQPPHEIPPPEHQPPHEKPPHAKSPPEYQPPHEHPPPEYLPPHEKPPHENPPPEYNPPHEKPPHEHPSPEYQPPHEKPPHENPPPKFQPPNEKPPHEKSPPEYQPPHEKPPHEHPPPEYQPPHEKPPHENPSPEYKPPNEHPPPVYQPPHENPPPVYQPPHEKPPPENQPPHEKPPHEHPPPHEKPPHESPSPEYQPPHEKPPHEHSPPGYQPPHEKLPYENPPPLYQPPHEHSPPEYQPPHVKPPHENPPPEYQPPHTKPPHENPTPEYQPPHEKPPHEKPPPEYEAPHEKPPHENPSPEYHPPHEKPPHENPPPEHQPPHDKPPHENPPPEYQPPHHEKPFVKYQPPQEKLPPIYKEPHKKPSSPRVYHRPPFHTPPHVKPPVYEPPPLVKPPHYNRRHFGHYPPYKN from the coding sequence ATGGCCTCCATACAATCAGTAGCATTCCTCCTGCTTGGAGTGGTGATGTTCACCACTCCAGTGTTGGCTAATTACTACGAACCACCCACCTATGAACATCCACCGATCTATGAACCTCCACCAACTGAGAAACCACCACCAGTTTACAAGCCTCCGGTCTACCCACAACCAATACACCATCCTCCACATGAGAAACCACCACCAGTCTATGAGCCTCCATATGAGAAACCACCACCACCAGAATACGAGCCACCTCACCATGAAAAACCACCATATGAAGAGCCACCACCAGAATACGAGCCACCTCACCATGAAAAACCACCATATGAGAACCCACCGCCCGAATATGAACCGCCTCAAGAGAAACCAGCACCAGAATATCAACCACCTCATCATGCAAAGCCTCCGTATGAGAACCCACCACCAGAGTACCAACCACCTCATGAAAAGCCACCACCTGAGTATTCACCACCTCATGAAAAGCCACCACCGGAATACCAACCACCTCACGGGAAACAACCTCATGTGAATCCACCACCACAGTATCAACCTCCACATGAAAAACCACCACATGAACATTCGCCTCCAGAGTATCAACCTCCCCACGAAATACCACCACCAGAGCACCAACCTCCTCATGAGAAACCACCTCATGCAAAGTCACCACCAGAGTACCAACCACCACATGAACATCCGCCTCCAGAGTATCTACCGCCACACGAGAAACCACCGCATGAGAATCCACCACCAGAATACAACCCACCTCATGAAAAACCACCACATGAACATCCGTCACCAGAGTACCAACCACCTCACGAGAAACCACCACATGAGAATCCACCACCAAAGTTCCAACCTCCTAATGAGAAACCACCTCATGAAAAGTCACCACCAGAGTACCAACCACCTCATGAAAAACCACCACACGAACATCCGCCTCCAGAGTACCAGCCACCGCATGAGAAACCACCACATGAAAATCCATCACCAGAGTACAAACCACCTAATGAGCATCCTCCGCCAGTATACCAACCACCACATGAGAATCCACCACCAGTGTACCAACCCCCTCATGAAAAGCCACCACCAGAAAACCAACCACCTCATGAAAAACCACCACATGAACATCCACCGCCGCACGAGAAACCACCACATGAGAGTCCGTCACCAGAGTACCAACCTCCTCATGAGAAACCACCACATGAACATTCGCCGCCAGGATACCAACCACCTCACGAGAAACTACCGTATGAGAATCCACCACCACTTTACCAACCACCTCACGAACATTCACCTCCAGAGTACCAACCGCCTCACGTGAAACCGCCACATGAGAATCCACCACCAGAGTACCAACCTCCTCACACAAAACCACCACATGAAAATCCAACACCAGAATACCAACCTCCTCATGAGAAACCACCTCATGAAAAGCCACCGCCAGAGTATGAGGCACCTCATGAAAAACCACCACATGAAAATCCATCACCAGAATACCATCCACCTCATGAAAAGCCACCACATGAGAATCCACCACCAGAGCATCAACCTCCTCATGATAAGCCACCACATGAAAATCCACCACCAGAGTATCAACCACCTCATCATGAGAAGCCATTTGTAAAGTACCAGCCTCCTCAAGAAAAACTACCACCAATTTATAAAGAGCCTCATAAGAAGCCATCCTCACCACGAGTGTACCATCGTCCACCCTTTCATACACCTCCTCATGTGAAACCACCAGTCTACGAGCCACCTCCTCTTGTGAAGCCACCACACTACAACCGCCGACATTTTGGCCACTACCCACCATACAAGAATTAA
- the LOC123902445 gene encoding serine/threonine-protein phosphatase PP1 isozyme 3-like yields MERGVVDGIINRLLEVRGRPGKQVQLSETEIKQLCLVSKDIFLNQPNLLKLEAPIKICGDVHGQYSDLLRLFEYGGFPPRSNYLFLGDYVDRGKQSLETICLLLAYKIKYPKNIFLLRGNHECASINRIYGFYDECKRRYNVKLWKMFTDCFNCIPVAALIDEKIICMHGGLSPELHNLNQIKNLQRPCEVPDTGLLCDLLWSDPSSDVQGWGENERGVSYTFGADRVRDFLQKHDLDLICRAHQVVEDGYEFFANRQLVTIFSAPNYCGEFDNAGAMMSVNETLMCSFQILKPLDKKPKFSFGSTTTVKSSTPTKFKQALFGAKA; encoded by the exons ATGGAACGTGGTGTTGTTGATGGTATTATCAATAGGTTACTTGAAGTAAGAGGAAGACCAGGGAAACAGGTTCAGCTTTCTGAGACAGAGATCAAACAGCTTTGTCTTGTTTCCAAAGATATCTTCTTGAACCAGCCTAATCTTTTGAAATTAGAGGCACCTATTAAGATCTGTG GAGATGTCCACGGTCAATATTCGGACCTTCTTAGGCTTTTCGAGTACGGTGGATTTCCCCCTCGttccaattatttatttctCGGAGACTATGTTGATCGTGGAAAGCAAAGTCTGGAAACAATATGTCTTCTTCTggcatataaaataaaatatccaaAAAACATTTTCCTCCTAAGGGGTAACCACGAATGCGCTTCCATAAACCGTATCTACGGATTTTATGACGAATGTAAAAGGAGATACAATGTGAAGCTATGGAAAATGTTTACAGATTGTTTCAACTGTATTCCTGTGGCAGCTCTCATTGATGAAAAGATTATCTGTATGCATGGTGGACTCTCTCCTGAATTACACAATTTAAATCAGATAAAGAATTTGCAACGTCCGTGTGAAGTTCCCGACACTGGTCTTTTATGTGATCTCTTATGGTCTGATCCGAGTAGCGATGTTCAAGGTTGGGGAGAAAATGAACGCGGAGTTTCATATACATTTGGTGCTGATAGGGTTAGAGATTTTCTTCAAAAGCATGATCTTGATTTGATTTGCAGGGCTCATCAG GTTGTGGAAGATGGATATGAATTCTTTGCTAATAGACAACTTGTAACAATCTTTTCAGCACCTAATTACTGTGGAGAGTTTGATAATGCAGGTGCTATGATGAGTGTTAATGAAACACTTATGTGTTCTTTTCAAATATTGAAGCCTCTTGATAAAAAACCTAAATTTAGCTTTGGAAGCACAACTACAGTTAAGTCTAGTACTCCAACAAAATTCAAG CAAGCACTTTTTGGTGCTAAAGCATGA